The following DNA comes from Candidatus Cloacimonadota bacterium.
TTTACCGAGAATCCTTCTCCCGTGAGAATTGCCGAAAGTTCATCAACCTGCTTTCTGGAAAAGCAATAGATCAAGCCTGATTCGTTCGGAAATTTTTTGATGAAATCTAAAGTCCGATTTATGGGGCTGGTTTTGGGCACGATTTCCAGAAACAGGTTTTTCCTGTCAAAACTGCTAATGTATTTATTTGCATTTTCTAATTCTAAACTTTTAATAATATCATTTTGGACGATAGGGGTTGCGGTGGCTGTTAAGGCGATTAGAGCAGCATCTGAGAAACGATTTTTTAGATGTGCCAATTGTCTGTATTCGGGGCGAAAATCGTGTCCCCACTCGGAAATACAATGTGCCTCGTCAATCGTGAAGCAATCAATTTTTACGGATTCCAGAAGTTTTAAAGTTCTTTCCAAAAGCAGAGTTTCCGGTGCCACATATAGCAATTTTGCTTCTCCCTTCCTAATGCTTTGAACATTTTTACTATATTCGTAAGAGGGAAGTGAACTATTCAAACAAACCGCATTTACCCCGTTTTCTCGTAATTGTTCCACCTGATCCTTCATCAAAGAAATTAAGGGAGAAATAACGATTGTTAAGCCGTCAAAAATAATTGCGGGTATTTGATAGCAGATGGATTTCCCGCTTCCGGTTGGCATCACTACGAGAGAATCCCTTTTCCTTAAAACATTATCAATGATCTCTCTCTGATTTTCACGAAATGTATCATACCCAAATGTGTTTTTTAAAATGCTTTGTGCTGATTTTTGCATTACTCCTCTTTCGCGGAATTGCTTTTAATGATGAAATTGAATGATAAATATAAAGTTTAAGGATTTACCTTGTAAACCCATTTTGGCATTATTCCTTATTTAATAATAATTTTTTATTTAATCTTACCTGAATGATCCAGAGAACGACCATCAGCAAATTACCAAATCCGATTACATAATAGAAATAGATCATTGGTCGGTACAGGAAGGCTGCGATCATCATCAAAACTATGTGCATGTTTGGTCCTATTAGAAACCAGAATTGGATCAGAACTCTGTTTTTTTTATAATAGGTTTCTCTGTCGTATTTGTTTTTTGTGATTACTGAACTTGATGTTTGAAGATGTGTATAACCAAGGTAAGTATAAACAATGATTTTATCTAACAGCTTCAATTTTTGATTTTTCATCTTCTTCAATTCTTCCCGAAATCGTTGCTTTTCCTCTTCCCTGCTAAAACCCTTGCCAAGAGCATAATACATGAATTCTGATTTGTAATAATCCACCATGATTGAATGCATTATGTTGAACACGGCAGCCAAAGCCATTAATATCCAGGGATTTATCGGGAAATTTAGCTGTGGATTGTTGACAATACCGAGCGCAAAACCGATATGAATTGCTACAGAAGCAATGTAATCACTAATACCGTCAATTATTCTGCCGATATATGTGCCCATATTTTTCAGGCGTGCTATCATACCGTCCAAACAATCTAGAACCGTAGCAATCCCGAAACATACACCGCCAATCACAAACCAAAAATAAGTTCCGAATGAAAAAAATACTCCGGCAACAATCCCCACGAGAATACTCAAAAGCGAAATTTGGTTTGGTGTAATTGGTATTTTGTAGAACATTTTCAAAAAAATGAACGCAATCGGTCTGAAGATATAAAGTGTGAAAATTTCATCAAATATCGAATGTTTTATAGATTTTTTAAAATCCCTTGCCATTTTTTTGGTCAATATTTTACTTCTTTTATTAAAATCTGATTTAGTCATTATCAGTTTCCTTAATTTTCAATTCTGTAATCTTTCTAAACGCCTTAGTCGAATAACAGTTAAATTAATGTCCATAAATAAATTCGCATTTTCACAACAGAGATTTAAGAGGATGAATATAGATTTATGTTTTGAGCAAGCTGTTTTTATGTCAAATTTATCANNNNNNNNNNNNNNNNNNNNNNNNNNNNNNNNNNNNNNNNNNNNNNNNNNNNNNNNNNNNNNNNNNNNNNNNNNNNNNNNNNNNNNNNNNNNNNNNNNNNTTTTTTTGCTTTGAGCCGAGAACTGCGAGCGATGTGCACAATTGTCTGTCCTCACCCCACGCTTCGCTGCGGGGTAAGTCCAAGCGGGACTTGGCTCGAGAACTGCGAGCACAAAACATATTTTTTACTTTTTTGAGAATGCTTCAGTATTCTTTTTTCGATTTAGCGTGGGGGTTTACCCCCTCGCAACTCTTAATTTTTTCGTTTTTAGGTTTGGATTTAAATATTAGTGTCTATTCGTGCAAATTCGTGGCTAAATTTGTTCATAAGCGAGAAACCCGAGTCGTGTCGAAAAGATTGACGCGAATCGAGTTTCTTGTTATTAGTGGCTAACCATCAAATCCCGAAAGTTATCGAAAAGCCCAACGTAAAG
Coding sequences within:
- a CDS encoding CDP-alcohol phosphatidyltransferase family protein encodes the protein MTKSDFNKRSKILTKKMARDFKKSIKHSIFDEIFTLYIFRPIAFIFLKMFYKIPITPNQISLLSILVGIVAGVFFSFGTYFWFVIGGVCFGIATVLDCLDGMIARLKNMGTYIGRIIDGISDYIASVAIHIGFALGIVNNPQLNFPINPWILMALAAVFNIMHSIMVDYYKSEFMYYALGKGFSREEEKQRFREELKKMKNQKLKLLDKIIVYTYLGYTHLQTSSSVITKNKYDRETYYKKNRVLIQFWFLIGPNMHIVLMMIAAFLYRPMIYFYYVIGFGNLLMVVLWIIQVRLNKKLLLNKE